Proteins from one Cryptomeria japonica chromosome 4, Sugi_1.0, whole genome shotgun sequence genomic window:
- the LOC131066626 gene encoding galactinol synthase 4-like, translating to MASPNCGYSKRAFVTFLAGSGDYIKGVIGLAKGLRKVKSLYPLVVAVLPDVPHDHRLQLRNQGCIVREIEPINPPENQVQFAMAYYVLNYSKLRIWEFEEFSKMLYLDADIQVFDNIDNLFDMPDGYFYAVMDCFCEKTWSHTPQYKIGYCQQCPDKVTWPAQLEQERPALYFNAGMFVFEPSKLTLEKMLESLMSTPPTPFAEQDFLNMYFQKQYKPIPLTYNLVLAMLWRHPENVDIESVKVVHYCAAGSKPWRFTGKEENMEREDIKTLVDKWWEIFNDESLELRSNDRNAEGKRRYEAEQDTPQALRGEMPKRAHILPAPPAA from the exons ATGGCCTCGCCTAACTGCGGTTACTCCAAAAGAGCCTTTGTTACATTTCTTGCTGGATCAGGAGATTACATTAAAGGTGTAATCGGCCTTGCCAAAGGACTGAGGAAGGTCAAGAGTTTGTATCCTCTGGTCGTGGCGGTCTTACCAGATGTTCCACACGACCACAGGTTACAATTGCGTAACCAGGGTTGTATCGTTCGAGAGATCGAGCCCATTAATCCTCCTGAGAATCAAGTCCAGTTCGCCATGGCCTATTATGTTCTCAATTACTCCAAATTGCGCATCTGGGAG TTTGAGGAATTCAGCAAAATGCTGTATCTGGATGCCGACATTCAAGTCTTCGACAACATCGATAATCTATTCGACATGCCAGATGGGTATTTTTATGCTGTCATGGACTGTTTCTGTGAGAAGACATGGAGTCATACTCCTCAATATAAGATTGGATACTGCCAGCAGTGCCCCGACAAGGTGACGTGGCCTGCTCAGTTGGAGCAAGAGCGCCCTGCTCTGTATTTCAATGCCGGAATGTTTGTGTTTGAACCCAGTAAATTAACCCTGGAGAAAATGCTGGAATCTCTCATGTCTACCCCTCCAACGCCCTTTGCAGAGCAG GATTTCTTGAACATGTATTTTCAAAAGCAGTACAAACCAATCCCTTTGACGTACAATCTGGTGCTGGCTATGTTATGGCGGCATCCGGAGAATGTCGACATTGAGAGTGTTAAAGTCGTGCATTATTGTGCTGCG GGTTCGAAACCGTGGAGGTTCACCGGCAAGGAGGAAAACATGGAGAGGGAAGATATCAAGACATTGGTGGACAAATGGTGGGAAATCTTCAATGACGAATCGCTTGAGTTGAGATCAAATGACAGAAATGCAGAGGGAAAGAGGAGATATGAAGCAGAACAGGACACTCCTCAGGCTTTGCGTGGTGAAATGCCTAAGCGAGCACACATATTGCCTGCTCCACCAGCAGCCTGA